TTTTCAAATATTTCCAGGTAATGCTTGTGCCGTCCCAATCAGAAAGAGTGAACGCACCATTATAGATCATGTTATCACTGTTCGTTCCATATTCCTTACCTTTTTCTTCAACAAATTTTTCATTCAATGGATAGAATGTTGGTTTTGCTAAAAGAGAAGACAAGTATGGAATTGGGTATTCTAAATTGATTTCTAGCGTGTGATCATCGACTGCTTTAACCCCTAAATCCGTAGCTGATTTCTCACCTTTAGAGATTGCTTTGTAGTTTTCAAACCCATCAAATAAATACGCATATTCTGAACCTGTTTTTGGATCCACTGTACGTTTCCATGAATACACAAAATCGTTTGCTGTAACGGCATCGCCATTGCTCCATTTTGCGTCATCACGTAATTTGATCGTGTATTTTTTTCCATCATCTGTAGGTGTCACAACTTCTTCAGCAATTGCAGGTGCAGAAGTGCTATCGTCTGCAAATTCATACAAACCTTCCATCACTTGGCTGATTGCTGAAAAACTGACAACATCGGTTGCTTGGGAGATATCCATTGTTGGTAGTTCTGCACTTTCTATCACAGTCAATACTTGCTTTTTATCCCCAGTTGATTCATCTTCCTTACTCCCTGAACTACATGCTGCTAATGATACAACTAATAAACCCGCGGCTACTGTTGTAAATGCCCACTTTTTCATGTTCATTTTTTAATTCCCCCTAATTTCTTTTCTATTATTAAAAGCTGTCGATTGTGGCTTTCGTTAAGTCATTCACGATAGCGACAGCTAATTGATACGCTGCTTGATAATCTTCGTATGCAACATAACCATAGTGAGTATGCGCATAACGAACTGGTACACCAATTACAATGGCTGGTACCCCTTTGTTTGTTAAATTAATGATAGCACCGTTAGTACCGCCGCCTTTTCTAACTGAACTTTGCATTGGTAAACCATATTTTTCGGCTGTTTCTTTAGCAAAACGTTGGAAACGCGGATTAGTAATCATCGAAACATCAAAGTTTCTAAGCATCGGACCACGTTTTAAGCCAGACTGGATCATGTATTCTTCTGAAAATGTATCATCCGCTGGACAGCCTTCAAATACGATTGCTAGATCTGGTTTGACATTATTCATGGCTACTGTTGCACCACGTTCCCCAACTTCTTCTTGGGCTGTCATCGTACCTATCAGATTGAATTCCGATTCCTTTTTAGATAATTCTTTAAGCGTTTCAAGTAAACAAGCACAACCTATACGACAGTCAAATGCTTTTCCTAGCATTACATCGGTTGCTTCAAGATATTCAAAGGCAACGTCTGGAATCACTGGGTCACCGATTGCAATATTTAATTTTTCTGCAACCTCTTTGGCATTCGTACAGCCTACATCGATCACCATATCATCGATTGTTTGCACTTCTTTACGTTCGGCATCTGTCATAAAATGTGGTGGTTTACTGGCAATGATTCCTGGTACTTCCTGACCATCGGACGTTTTAATTCGTACACGATGAGCAGGTACGGTATTCGGTACCCAGCCTCCTAAAGGTAAAAAGCGCAATGTACCATTGGGTTTGATTCCTTGAACGATAAAACCAACCTCATCGCTGTGCGCATCAAATACAATTGTTGGTTTATCCGCTTTGTGTTCACCAACGTTCATATAAACATTGCGAATATGATCTTCACTAACTGCAGCAAAAGGCGCGGCAAATTCTTTGGCAATTGCTACTACATCGTCTTCAAATCCAGAAACACCGGATGCATTTGAGAGACGTTCAATTAAATCTAACGAGTCTTTTTTTGTCATGAGTATGCTTATCCTCCTAGTAAAATTAACTATTTATAGTACTGATTGAACGGAAGAGTAAGGCAAATTCAAATCAGTTGCAACTGCATGATTCGTCATTGCACCATTCAATGTATTCACTCCTGCTAATACCGCTGGATTTTGTTCTACTGCTTGTTCAAAACCTTTATTCGCCAGCTCAAGCACATACTGTAATGTTGCATTTGCCAAGGCAAAGGTTGCGGTTTGTGGCACTGCTCCAGGCATATTTGCCACAGCATAGTGAACCACACCATGTTTAATATAAGTTGGATGTTGATGCGTCGTCACTTCATCGATTGTTTCAAAAATACCACCTTGATCGATCGCAATATCAATGATCACAGAATGTTCCGGCATTGAAGCAACCATTTCTTTTGTGACTAAAACAGGGGCCTTACGCCCTGGAATCAAGACGGCTCCGATCACAAGATCTGCGTCTTTGACTGCTTCTTGAATATTGAAGTGATTCGACACAAGTGTTTTAACAGCACCATTGAACTGATTGTCGATTTCTTGCAGCTTCTTGATATTTACATCTAGAATAGTGACATCCGCTCCTAGGCCTAGCGCGATTTTAGCAGCATTATACCCTGAAATACCGCCACCTATGATCGTTACTTTGCCTTTTTTAACACCGGGAACGCCGCCTAATAAAATGCCTTTTCCTTCTGGTACTTTTTCTAAAAATTGAGCGCCAATCTGTGCAGCCAAGCGTCCCGCAATTTCACTCATTGGTGCCAATAAAGGTAATTCGCCATTCGCTAATTGAACACTTTCATAAGCAATCGTTTTCGTTTTTCTCTTCATCAATTCTTCAGCTAATGGTTTATTGGCTGCTAAATGAAGGTATGTGAATAAAACCAAATCTTCTCTTAAGTATTGATACTCTTCTTTTAATGGTTCTTTTACTTTTAACACTAATTCTTGGGCCCATGCTTCTTTAGCAGACGCCACAATTGTCGCACCAACCGCAACATATTCTTCATCATGAATTGAAGCGCCCAACCCAGCATTGGTCTCAACATAAACTGTGTGACCATGCTTAATGAGGTCTAACACCCCAGCAGCTGGCAATGCTACGCGATTTTCGCCATTTTTGATTTCTTTTGGAATACCAATTTTCATTATTCAGGATCCTCTCTAACTACTTGCTTATCGTTTTATTTTATAAGCTACTTACTAGATTATAGTTTAATGAAAGT
The Enterococcus silesiacus DNA segment above includes these coding regions:
- a CDS encoding peptidase M42, with the translated sequence MTKKDSLDLIERLSNASGVSGFEDDVVAIAKEFAAPFAAVSEDHIRNVYMNVGEHKADKPTIVFDAHSDEVGFIVQGIKPNGTLRFLPLGGWVPNTVPAHRVRIKTSDGQEVPGIIASKPPHFMTDAERKEVQTIDDMVIDVGCTNAKEVAEKLNIAIGDPVIPDVAFEYLEATDVMLGKAFDCRIGCACLLETLKELSKKESEFNLIGTMTAQEEVGERGATVAMNNVKPDLAIVFEGCPADDTFSEEYMIQSGLKRGPMLRNFDVSMITNPRFQRFAKETAEKYGLPMQSSVRKGGGTNGAIINLTNKGVPAIVIGVPVRYAHTHYGYVAYEDYQAAYQLAVAIVNDLTKATIDSF
- a CDS encoding alanine dehydrogenase: MKIGIPKEIKNGENRVALPAAGVLDLIKHGHTVYVETNAGLGASIHDEEYVAVGATIVASAKEAWAQELVLKVKEPLKEEYQYLREDLVLFTYLHLAANKPLAEELMKRKTKTIAYESVQLANGELPLLAPMSEIAGRLAAQIGAQFLEKVPEGKGILLGGVPGVKKGKVTIIGGGISGYNAAKIALGLGADVTILDVNIKKLQEIDNQFNGAVKTLVSNHFNIQEAVKDADLVIGAVLIPGRKAPVLVTKEMVASMPEHSVIIDIAIDQGGIFETIDEVTTHQHPTYIKHGVVHYAVANMPGAVPQTATFALANATLQYVLELANKGFEQAVEQNPAVLAGVNTLNGAMTNHAVATDLNLPYSSVQSVL